From Nycticebus coucang isolate mNycCou1 chromosome 6, mNycCou1.pri, whole genome shotgun sequence, the proteins below share one genomic window:
- the MAP1A gene encoding microtubule-associated protein 1A isoform X1, translating into METEAEPALPPSVVMETTPGLGLPRPAGAQLPQNPAEPLCEAGAAVAAARWDLRKHSLLIVIGDIGTESQLRAVRAHLEQGILSWNIDLSSFDLNQQLKLFITRHLAHFSSEVKGQRTLCHQSEILETIILVNPSADSISSEVHHLLSSPSAHKLLILSGQSLEPGGDLILQSGTYSYQNFAQVLHQPEIAQLLSNRDPGIQAFLTVSCLGEGDWSHLGLSSSQETLHLRLNPEPMLPTMDGVAEFSEYVSETVDVPSPFDLLEPPTSGGFLKLSKPCCYIFPGGRGDSALFAVNGFNILVDGGSDRKSCFWKLVRHLDRIDSVLLTHIGADNLPGINGLLQRKVAELEEEQSQGSSSYSDWVKNLISPELGVVFFNVPDKLRLPDASRKAKRSIEEACLTLQHLSRLGIQAEPLYRVVSNTIEPLTLFHKMGVGRLDMYVLNPVKDSKEMQFLMQKWAGNSKAKTGIVLANGKEAEISVPYLTSITALVVWLPANPTEKIVRVLFPGNAPQNKILEGLEKLRHLDFLRYPVVTQKDLAAGAVPTNLKPSKIKQRADSKESLKATTKTPVSKLAKREEVAEEGAKEARSELAKELAKTEKKVKESSEKPPEKPAKPERVRTESSEALKAEKRKLIKDKVGKKHLKEKISKLEEKKDKEKKEIKKERKEFKKDEGRKEEKRDPKREDKRKDTKPEVKKISKPDLKPFTPEVRKTLYKAKGPGRVKIDKSRTARGEKELSSEPRTPPTQKGTVSFPTVSGSRELALSSPEDLTQDFEEMKREERSLLVEQRDIGLVEKSLSVDTAEVVPPSTAIQGISPFVPEPGQEQHVMKEKEAVPDIPKEQGSKDRSPDFGAETEEKKDTWEEKKQREAERLPDRTEAREESELEVKEDVIEKAELEEMEEVHPSDEEEEEETKAESFYQKHIQEALKVTPRGREALGSRELGLQGKVPEKETSSFLSSLATPAGATEHVSYIQDETIPGYSETEQTISDEEIHDEPEERPAPPRFLTSTYDLPGPEGPGPFEANQPADSAVPTTSSKSYGAPETELTYPPNMVAAPLAEEEHVSSATSITECDKLSSFATSVAEDQSVASLTAPQTEETGKSSLLLDTVTSIPSSRTEATQGLDYVPSAGTISPTSSLEEDKGFKSPPCEDISVTGEPEKKGETAGRGLPGERAIGEEEMANVEMSDKLCSQYGIPTFGAPGHVLHPGEPALGEAEERCLSPDDSTVKMASPPPSGPPSATHTPFHQSPVEEKSEPQDFQDVGSWRDTKRTPGVGKEDAAKKTVKPGPEESTVEEGRVPSPKSPQAQEAPISIGEGHTGCTIQLLPEQNKAIVFETVDTGEPTGPILEAEALSRGLRTSPQEPGESQKDEVLQFPDRSLSPEEAESFSVLSVVSPDTANQQPTPKSPCGLKEQYKDLWPEVSPEDTQSLSLSEESPSKETSLDISSKQLSPESLGTLQFGELNLGKEEKGPLMQAEDTSYHLAPVSVPEPHATMVSPPLCGTGYSAQADFTDESLDRKLPASSFSDSPLSGDGKHSPGAITSPGEHILTPDSSFTKSPESLPSPAMEDIAMEWEGKVPGLKDRTPEQDKEPEPKDEVLQQKDKTLEQDVAEQDTAIHKKDEALEENKIVKQQDEAFQQKGRDLDQKDAVSEQKDKTLEQKDKDLEQKDKGLEQDKILEERNKALEQRDTTLEQKDKALGLKQEELEQKDKILGQKDMIPEKKDKTLKVQDFEHKGKSPEEDVLELKGKDLEQTDKVPEQKDKPQEQKDKGSEKKDQVSEQKFWALGQKDETLEQNSEAAEQKGKALEEKDKTQRQESIIQEDKAIKPKEKIQEEKSQEKVKAVEQKEEAPQEKTKVLGLEESPMWEGKAREQEEKYWKEQDAVQEWQETSPARGKPVGEQKEPAPWEDTAPEQENRYWRGREDVALEQDPYWRELSCERKVWFPHELDGQGARPRYNEERESTFLDEGLDNEQEVPPAEHTLRSPWASDFKDFKETLPQKGLEVEHWLAESPVGLPPEEEDKLTRSPFEIISPPASPPEMVGQRVPSSPRQESPIPKPKPMLPMRNEPTTPSWLAEIPPWVPKDTLPPAPLSPAPAPPTTAPEPHTPSPFSWGTTDYDSVVAAVQEGAAELEGGPYSPLGKDYRKAEGERKEECGAGAPDGSPQSSKVPEASESHVSRDAEQAEPEQREPTPYPDERSFQYADIYEQMMLTGLGPACPTRDPTLGAAADWPPHLSTKEEAAGRNTSAEKELSSPVSPKSLQSDSATFSYAALAGPSLPPRQEPEPGLGVEPSLTPPAVPPRAPICLSKGSSSSLNGNILSCSPERRTPSPKESGRGHWDDSTSDSELEKGALEQPEKEAQSPSPPHPIPRGPPTLWPETEAHTSPYSDSHLGPARPSLDFPASAFGFSSLQPAPPQLPSPAEPRSAPCGSLAFSGDRALALAPGPPSRARHDEYLEVIKAPSLDSSLPQLPSPSSPGAPLLSNLPRPASPALSEGSSSEATTPVISSVAERFPLGLEAAEKGSEELDPEMEPAAHSLWDLPPLSPAVPPSVDLALAPAPSLPGDMGNGTLPCHLECSGEATKKPSSFQGSSGDCAANGPTEASPNLPVPAPAKAEKEEAEACPAWERGAWPEGAERSSHPDTLLSPEQLPCPGEGSGGPSSNISPEVEAGPQGCAAEPRSHHGELSPSFLNPLLPLSTDDSDFSIEEARLLGRGGWRRAGGLGNTGGPCPVADETPPTSASDSGSSQSDSDVPPETEECPSITAEAALDSDEDGDFLPVDKAGGVTGTHHPRPGHDPPPMPQPDPHPSPPRPDVCMADPEGLSSESGRVERLREKEKVQGRVGHRPPGRTKPASPARRLDLRGKRSPTPGKGPADRASRALPRLRSAASQVTPAEEKDGHSPMSKGLVNGLKAGPMALGSKGSTGPPVYVDLAYIPNHCSGKTADLDFFRRVRASYYVVSGNDPANGEPSRAVLDALLEGKAQWGENLQVTLIPTHDTEVTREWYQQTHEQQQQLNVLVLASSSTVVMQDESFPACKIEF; encoded by the exons GCCAAAGGACCCTCTGCCACCAGAGTGAGATTCTAGAGACCATCATCCTGGTAAACCCCAGCGCAGACAGCATCAGCTCTGAG GTTCACCATCTTCTTAGCAGTCCATCAGCTCACAAACTACTAATCTTAAGTGGGCAAAGTTTAGAGCCTGGGGGAGACCTCATCCTACAGAGTGGCACATACTCCTACCAAAACTTTGCCCAAGTCCTTCACCAACCAGAG ATTGCCCAGTTGCTCAGCAATAGAGACCCTGGCATCCAGGCCTTCCTCACCGTGTCTTGCTTAGGAGAGGGTGATTGGAGCCATCTGGGACTATCCAGTTCCCAAGAGACCCTGCACCTCCGGCTAAACCCTGAGCCCATGCTGCCAACCATGGATGGTGTGGCTGAGTTCTCCGAGTACGTCTCTGAAACTGTGGATGTGCCATCCCCCTTTGACCTGCTAGAGCCCCCCACCTCAGGAGGCTTCCTCAAGCTCTCTAAGCCTTGCTGCTACATTTTCCCTGGTGGTCGTGGGGACTCTGCCCTCTTTGCTGTCAACGGTTTCAACATCCTGGTAGATGGTGGCTCTGATCGCAAGTCCTGCTTTTGGAAGCTAGTGCGGCATCTGGACCGCATTGACTCTGTGCTACTCACCCACATTGGGGCAGACAACCTGCCAGGCATCAACGGACTCCTGCAGCGCAAAGTGGCAGAGCTAGAGGAGGAGCAATCCCAAGGCTCTAGCAGCTACAGTGACTGGGTGAAGAACCTCATCTCCCCTGAACTTGGAGTTGTCTTTTTTAATGTGCCTGATAAGCTGCGGCTGCCTGATGCCTCCCGGAAGGCCAAGCGCAGCATTGAGGAGGCTTGTCTCACTCTGCAGCACCTGAGCCGCCTGGGCATCCAGGCTGAGCCTCTGTACCGTGTGGTCAGCAACACCATTGAGCCTCTGACCCTGTTCCACAAAATGGGTGTGGGCCGGCTGGACATGTATGTTCTCAACCCTGTGAAGGACAGCAAGGAGATGCAGTTCCTCATGCAAAAGTGGGCAGGCAACAGTAAAGCTAAGACAGGCATTGTGCTGGCCAATGGGAAGGAAGCTGAGATCTCAGTGCCCTACCTCACGTCTATCACTGCTCTGGTGGTATGGCTACCAGCCAACCCCACTGAGAAGATTGTGCGTGTACTTTTTCCAGGAAATGCTCCCCAGAACAAGATCTTAGAGGGCCTGGAAAAGCTTCGACACCTGGACTTCCTGCGTTACCCTGTGGTCACTCAGAAGGACCTGGCTGCTGGGGCTGTGCCCACCAACCTAAAACCCAGCAAAATAAAACAGCGAGCTGACAGCAAGGAGAGCCTCAAAGCTACTACCAAGACACCCGTGAGCAAGCTAGCCAAACGGGAGGAGGTGGCAGAGGAAGGAGCCAAGGAGGCTCGCTCAGAGCTGGCCAAGGAGTTAGCTAAGACAGAGAAGAAGGTAAAAGAGTCATCTGAGAAGCCCCCAGAGAAGCCTGCCAAACCTGAGAGGGTTCGGACAGAGTCAAGTGAGGCCCTGAAGGCAGAGAAGCGAAAGCTGATCAAGGATAAAGTGGGGAAGAAGCACCTTAAAGAGAAGATATCAAAGCTGGAGGAGaaaaaagacaaggagaaaaaagagatcaagaaggagaggaaggagttcaagaaggatgaaggaaggaaggaggagaagagggatCCCAAGAGGGAAGATAAGAGGAAAGATACTAAACCTGAGGTCAAGAAGATTTCCAAGCCAGACCTGAAGCCCTTTACCCCTGAGGTACGTAAGACCCTCTACAAAGCCAAGGGCCCTGGAAGAGTCAAGATAGACAAGAGCCGAACTGCCCGTGGGGAGAAGGAGCTGTCTTCTGAGCCCCGGACACCCCCAACCCAGAAAGGGACTGTATCATTCCCAACAGTCAGTGGGTCCCGAGAGCTGGCACTATCCTCACCAGAGGACCTCACGCAGGACTTTGAGGAGATGAAGCGTGAGGAGAGGAGTTTGCTGGTTGAACAAAGGGACATAGGACTTGTAGAGAAATCACTCTCTGTAGACACTGCAGAGGTGGTACCCCCAAGCACAGCTATCCAGGGAATATCACCCTTTGTCCCAGAGCCAGGACAAgaacagcatgtgatgaaggagaAAGAGGCTGTTCCAGACATCCCTAAGGAACAAGGTAGTAAGGACAGAAGCCCAGACTTTGGAGCtgaaacagaggaaaagaaagatacctgggaggaaaagaagcagagagaagcagagaggctCCCAGATAGAACAGAAGCCAGAGAGGAAAGTGAACTTGAGGTAAAGGAGGATGTGATAGAAAAGGCTGAGTTAGAAGAAATGGAGGAGGTGCACCCTTcagatgaggaagaagaggaagagacaaagGCTGAGAGTTTTTACCAAAAACATATACAGGAAGCCTTAAAGGTAACTCCAAGGGGCAGGGAGGCTCTTGGGAGCCGGGAACTGGGACTCCAGGGCAAGGTCCCTGAGAAAGAGACCTCGTCATTCCTAAGCAGCCTGGCCACACCTGCAGGAGCCACTGAGCATGTCTCTTATATCCAGGATGAGACAATCCCTGGCTACTCAGAGACTGAGCAGACCATCTCAGATGAAGAGATCCATGATGAACCTGAGGAGCGTCCAGCTCCACCTAGATTCCTTACAAGTACATATGATCTCCCTGGACCTGAAGGTCCTGGCCCCTTTGAAGCCAACCAGCCTGCAGATAGTGCTGTTCCTACCACCTCCAGCAAAAGCTATGGAGCACCAGAGACTGAACTCACCTACCCCCCCAACATGGTGGCTGCTCCTTTGGCTGAAGAGGAACATGTGTCCTCAGCCACCTCGATCACTGAGTGTGACAAGCTTTCTTCCTTTGCCACCTCAGTGGCTGAGGACCAGTCTGTGGCTTCACTTACAGCTCCCCAAACAGAGGAGACAGGCAAGAGCTCCCTCCTGCTTGACACAGTCACAAGCATCCCCTCCTCCCGCACTGAAGCCACTCAGGGCTTGGACTATGTGCCATCAGCTGGTACCATCTCACCCACCTCCTCACTGGAAGAAGACAAGGGCTTCAAATCACCACCCTGTGAGGATATCTCTGTGACCGGGGAgccagagaagaaaggagagactgCAGGGAGAGGCTTACCTGGGGAGAGAGCCATAGGAGAGGAAGAAATGGCAAATGTAGAGATGTCTGATAAACTTTGCAGTCAATATGGAATCCCAACATTTGGTGCCCCTGGGCATGTCCTACATCCTGGGGAACCAGCTCTTGGAGAAGCAGAGGAGCGGTGCCTCAGCCCAGATGACAGTACAGTGAAGATGGCCTCTCCTCCGCCATCTGGTCCTCCCAGTGCCACCCATACACCCTTTCATCAGtccccagtagaagaaaagtctGAGCCCCAAGACTTTCAGGATGTGGGCTCCTGGAGAGACACTAAGCGCACACCAGGTGTGGGCAAAGAAGATGCTGCAAAGAAGACAGTCAAGCCAGGACCTGAAGAGAGCACAGTAGAGGAGGGGAGGGTACCTTCTCCCAAGAGCCCTCAGGCCCAGGAAGCCCCCATCAGCATTGGAGAGGGACATACAGGCTGTACCATTCAACTGTTGCCAGAACAGAACAAAGCAATAGTCTTTGAGACTGTGGACACAGGAGAGCCCACAGGCCCAATTCTAGAAGCAGAAGCCCTTTCTAGAGGTTTGAGAACATCACCCCAAGAACCTGGAGAGTCTCAGAAAGATGAGGTTCTCCAATTTCCTGACCGAAGTCTCTCCCCTGAAGAAGCAGAGTCCTTTTCTGTCCTCAGTGTGGTCTCTCCAGATACTGCCAACCAACAGCCCACTCCCAAGTCTCCTTGTGGCCTGAAAGAGCAGTACAAAGACCTTTGGCCAGAGGTGTCTCCAGAAGATACTCAGTCACTTTCTCTCTCAGAAGAGAGTCCCAGCAAGGAGACTTCTTTGGATATCTCTTCTAAGCAGCTCTCTCCAGAAAGCCTTGGCACTCTCCAGTTTGGAGAACTAAaccttggaaaggaagaaaaggggccACTGATGCAGGCTGAGGATACCTCTTACCACCTAGCTCCTGTATCTGTTCCAGAGCCTCATGCAACCATGGTATCACCTCCCTTGTGTGGGACTGGATACTCTGCACAGGCAGACTTCACAGATGAGAGCCTTGACAGAAAATTACCTGCCAGCTCCTTCTCTGACTCTCCACTGTCAGGAGATGGGAAGCACTCACCTGGGGCAATCACAAGCCCTGGTGAACACATTCTGACACCTGATAGCTCCTTTACCAAGAGTCCCGAGTCTTTGCCAAGCCCTGCCATGGAGGACATTGCTATGGAGTGGGAAGGTAAAGTTCCAGGGTTGAAAGATAGAACCCCGGAGCAGGACAAGGAGCCTGAACCAAAGGATGAAGTCCTTCAGCAGAAGGACAAAACTCTGGAGCAGGATGTTGCAGAGCAGGATACAGCCATTCATAAGAAAGATGAGGCACTAGAAGAAAACAAGATCGTGAAACAGCAGGATGAGGCTTTCCAACAAAAAGGCAGAGACTTAGACCAAAAGGATGCAGTGTCAGAACAGAAGGACAAGAccttggaacaaaaagacaaagatttagAACAAAAAGACAAGGGCCTGGAACAGGACAAGATcctagaagagagaaataaagccTTAGAACAAAGGGACACCACCCTGGAACAGAAGGACAAGGCCCTGGGACTAAAACAGGAAGAGTTAGAACAAAAAGATAAGATCCTGGGACAGAAGGATATGATcccagagaagaaagacaaaacctTAAAAGTCCAAGACTTTGAACATAAAGGCAAGTCTCCAGAGGAAGATGTCCTTGAACTTAAGGGCAAAGACCTGGAACAGACAGACAAAGTTCCCGAACAGAAAGACAAACCCCAAGAACAGAAGGATAAGGGTTCAGAAAAGAAGGACCAGGTCTCAGAACAAAAATTCTGGGCCTTAGGACAGAAGGATGAAACCCTGGAACAAAACAGTGAGGCTGCTGAACAGAAAGGTAAGGCTCTGGAAGAGAAGGACAAAACTCAGAGACAGGAGAGCATAATACAGGAAGATAAAGCCATAAAACCAAAGGAGAAGATCCAGGAGGAAAAATCCCAAGAAAAGGTCAAGGCTGTGGAACAGAAGGAAGAAGCTCCTCAGGAGAAGACCAAAGTTCTGGGACTAGAAGAGAGCCCCATGTGGGAGGGCAAGGCCAGAGAGCAGGAAGAGAAGTACTGGAAGGAACAGGATGCAGTCCAGGAGTGGCAAGAAACATCTCCAGCCAGAGGGAAGCCAGTTGGAGAACAGAAAGAGCCTGCTCCATGGGAGGACACAGCTCCTGAGCAGGAGAACAGGTACTGGAGGGGCAGAGAGGATGTGGCCCTGGAACAGGACCCATACTGGAGGGAGCTAAGCTGTGAACGGAAGGTCTGGTTTCCCCATGAGCTGGATGGCCAAGGGGCCCGCCCACGGTACAACGAGGAGCGGGAGAGCACTTTCCTCGATGAGGGGCTAGATAATGAACAAGAAGTACCCCCGGCAGAGCACACACTCCGCAGCCCGTGGGCCTCAGATTTCAAGGATTTCAAGGAGACCTTACCACAGAAGGGGCTGGAAGTGGAGCACTGGCTTGCTGAGTCACCAGTTGGGCTGCCACCAGAGGAAGAGGACAAGCTGACTCGTTCTCCTTTTGAGATCATCTCCCCTCCAGCCTCCCCACCTGAGATGGTTGGACAGAGGGTTCCTTCATCCCCAAGACAGGAGAGCCCTATCCCAAAGCCTAAGCCCATGCTGCCCATGAGGAATGAACCTACCACCCCCTCATGGCTGGCTGAAATCCCACCATGGGTGCCCAAGGACACCTTGCCCCCTGCACCCCTCTCCCCAGCTCCAGCTCCCCCAACAACTGCCCCAGAACCCCACACTCCTTCACCCTTCTCCTGGGGCACAACTGACTACGACAGTGTGGTGGCTGCAGTACAGGAGGGAGCAGCTGAGTTGGAAGGTGGGCCATACTCCCCGCTGGGGAAGGACTACCGCAAAGctgaaggggaaaggaaagaagaatgtgGAGCTGGAGCTCCTGATGGCAGCCCCCAAAGCTCAAAGGTCCCAGAGGCCAGCGAGAGCCATGTCTCCAGGGATGCTGagcaggctgagccagagcagaGGGAGCCCACACCCTATCCTGATGAGAGAAGCTTTCAATATGCAGACATTTATGAGCAGATGATGCTTACTGGACTTGGCCCTGCATGCCCCACTAGGGATCCTACACTTGGAGCAGCTGCAGATTGGCCCCCACACCTCTCAACCAAGGAGGAGGCTGCTGGCCGAAACACATCTGCAGAGAAGGAGCTTTCATCTCCTGTTTCTCCCAAGAGCCTCCAATCTGACAGTGCAACCTTTAGCTATGCAGCCCTGGCAGGACCCTCTCTACCCCCCAGGCAGGAGCCTGAGCCAGGGCTAGGTGTGGAGCCTAGCCTCACCCCCCCTGCCGTTCCCCCCCGAGCACCTATCTGCCTGAGCAAAGGTTCAAGCTCCTCTCTTAATGGTAACATCCTGAGCTGCAGCCCAGAAAGGAGGACCCCATCCCCCAAGGAATCAGGCCGGGGTCACTGGGATGACAGCACTAGTGACTCGGAACTGGAGAAAGGGGCTCTGGAGCAGCCAGAGAAAGAGGCCCAGTCTCCAAGTCCCCCTCACCCCATCCCTAGGGGTCCTCCCACATTGTGGCCTGAAACTGAGGCACATACCAGCCCTTACTCGGACTCACACCTGGGGCCAGCCCGACCCAGCCTGGactttcctgcttcagcctttggCTTCTCCTCGTTGCAGCCAGCTCCCCCACAGCTGCCCTCTCCAGCTGAACCTCGATCAGCACCCTGTGGCTCCCTTGCCTTCTCCGGAGATCgagctctggctctggctccagGACCTCCATCCCGAGCCCGACATGATGAGtatctggaagtgatcaaggccCCCAGCCTAGACTCCTCGCTTCCCCAGCTCCCATCACCTAGCTCTCCTGGGGCCCCTCTTCTCTCCAATCTGCCACGACCTGCCTCACCAGCCCTGTCCGAAGGCTCCTCCTCTGAGGCTACCACACCTGTGATTTCAAGCGTGGCTGAGCGCTTTCCTCTAGGCCTTGAGGCTGCAGAGAAAGGGTCTGAGGAGCTGGACCCAGAAATGGAACCAGCTGCTCACAGCCTCTGGGACCTCCCTCCTCTAAGCCCAGCAGTCCCACCTTCAGTGGACTTGGCCTTAGCTCCGGCTCCAAGCCTGCCTGGAGACATGGGTAATGGCACTCTCCCCTGCCACCTAGAGTGCTCAGGGGAAGCCACTAAAAAGCCAAGCTCCTTCCAGGGTTCCTCTGGGGATTGTGCGGCCAATGGCCCAACTGAAGCCAGCCCCAACCTCCCAGTCCCTGCCCCAGCCAAGGCTGAAAAAGAAGAGGCTGAGGCCTGTCCTGCCTGGGAACGTGGAGCCTGGCCTGAGGGTGCTGAGAGGAGCTCCCACCCTGACACACTGCTCTCCCCTGAGCAGCTACCTTGTCCTGGAGAGGGCTCTGGTGGCCCATCCAGCAATATCTCTCCTGAGGTTGAGGCTGGACCCCAGGGATGTGCTGCCGAGCCCCGGTCCCACCATGGGGAGCTCTCCCCGTCCTTCCTGAACCCACTTCTGCCCTTGTCTACGGATGACAGTGACTTCTCAATTGAGGAAGCTCGGTTGTTAGGAAGAGGGGGGTGGCGCCGGGCAGGGGGGCTAGGGAACACAGGGGGCCCATGCCCTGTGGCTGATGAAACACCCCCCACATCAGCCAGTGACTCAGGCTCCTCACAGTCAGATTCTGATGTCCCACCAGAAACTGAGGAATGTCCATCCATCACAGCTGAGGCAGCCCTCGACTCAGATGAAGATGGGGACTTCCTGCCCGTGGACAAAGCTGGGGGGGTCACTGGAACTCACCATCCCAGGCCAGGCCATGACCCACCTCCTATGCCCCAGCCAGACCCTCACCCATCTCCTCCCCGCCCTGATGTGTGCATGGCAGACCCTGAGGGACTCAGCTCAGAGTCTGGGAGGGTAGAGAGGCTACGAGAAAAGGAGAAAGTGCAGGGgagagtagggcacaggcccccaGGCAGGACCAAGCCAGCATCCCCTGCACGGCGTCTGGATCTTCGGGGAAAACGCTCACCCACTCCCGGAAAAGGGCCTGCAGATCGAGCATCTCGAGCCCTACCTCGACTGCGAAGCGCTGCAAGCCAGGTCACCCCAGCAGAGGAAAAGGATGGGCATAGCCCCATGTCCAAAGGCCTAGTCAACGGACTCAAGGCAGGACCAA TGGCCTTGGGTTCCAAGGGCAGCACTGGCCCCCCTGTATATGTGGATCTCGCCTATATCCCGAATCATTGCAGTGGCAAGACTGCTGACCTAGACTTCTTCCGTCGAGTGCGTGCATCCTACTATGTGGTCAGTGGGAATGACCCTGCCAATGGCGAGCCAAGCCGGGCTGTGCTGGATGCCCTGCTGGAGGGCAAGGCCCAGTGGGGGGAGAATCTTCAG GTGACTCTGATCCCCACTCATGACACAGAGGTGACTCGTGAGTGGTACCAGCAGACTcatgagcagcagcagcaactgAACGTCCTAGTCCTGGCAAGCAGCAGCACCGTGGTCATGCAGGATGAGTCCTTCCCAGCCTGCAAGATTGAGTTCTGA